CTGTTTGCTAATTTTTTATGTTCAGCTTCAATCTCTGCAAATTCATTTTCAGCTAATGCAAACTCATCCAATTCAATAATTTGATATTCAAGTAATTGTTTACGTGCTTGTTTTTCTTGTTGGCTAAGTTGCTGTTGTTGTAACTGTTTTTTCAGAAAATGGCAGCCTTGGTAGGTGTCTTTTACTTTTTGTAATAGTTGTTGATGATTTGCATATTCATCAATAATCGATAACTGTATGTCACTGCGTAGTAGGCTTTGGTGAGCATGTTGTCCGTGGATATTAACCAGTAATTGCCCCAAGCTTTTTAGCTGTGATAACGGTACTGGTATTGCGTTAATGTAAGCGCGTGAACGTCCTTCTCGGGTGATCACTCGACGCAGCAAACATTCATTAGCGTTATCACTGAGGCTATTTTCTAGGTCGTTATTTTTTAACCAGGTCAAAGCATTTGGTGTATCGCTTAAATTAAAACGAGCACTGACTTCTGCTTTATCTGTTCCTTGGCGGATCATTCCTGCATCAGCTCGCGCACCTAAACATAAACCAAGTGCATCAATGGCGATTGATTTACCCGCCCCTGTTTCACCAGTAATGGTGGTCATGCCTTGGTGAAAATCGAGCTCTAGAAATTTGACGATTGCAAAGTGCTGAACGGTTAATTGGCTTAGCATAAAATTGACATCCTATGATGATATTAACAACGATAAAACTACTGGTTAAAGATACAGCTTAAGAATGTAGTTTAGTACTGTTTTTTTAAACAGTAAAGTGTTGCTTATCTATTTTATGTAAATAATTTAAATTTTGCAGGGAGAAAGAAATTAGTTTGAAAGTTGGGTAAGAGACAATATTAAGGATCACTTTCAGTACTTTGAATGACAGATAAAAGTACTGAAAGCAAAGTGAGGTTAAAAAAGTTTATTACCCCAACCAAATTTATTATGTAATACATGGAAGTAGTTATAGTTTTGTGGGTGTAATAAATTCAACTTATGTTGTGTCTTTTTAATCACCACTTCATCGCCAGGCAAAACCGATAAGTTAACATGACTATCGCAGCTAATTTGCATTTCTGTTGTATTAGATTGCGCTATTTTTAATCGCACAACACTATTGGCATCAATAACAATAGGGCGGCTGTTAAGTGTATGTGGGAACATGGGTAATAAACTAATTGCATCTAGTTTAGGTGTTAATATTGGGCCGCCTCCTGATAATGAGTAAGCTGTTGAACCTGTTGGAGTGGATAGAATCAAACCATCTGCACGTTGATTGATCATGAAGTTATCATTAACATACACTTCAAATTCAATCATATGCGCAATTTTATCAGGGTGTAATACTGCTTCATTAACCGCTGTGCTACTGCTTTTTAAATGCCCATGACTGTAAACTTGTGCTTCTAATAAAAAACGGTTCTCGGTTTGGTAGGTCCCTTCCAATACTTCAGTTAGCGGCTTTTCAAAGTCTTCAGGATCTAAGTCTGTTAAAAAACCTAAATTACCTCGATTAACTCCAATTACTGAAATGTCGAATCTTGCGAGCACTCTTGCAGCTCCTAACATGTAGCCATCACCACCGACCACAATAGCTAAATCACATTTTTGGCCGATGCCGACTAAATCTTCATAACGTATTTGTGGTAATTCTAAGTCATCGGCAAGACGAATATCGACAATGATTGAATGACCTTTGGCTTGCAAAAAAAAGTATAAACTAGTTAGCGTTTGTAATGCTTCACTGTGCTGTGGTTTGCCAATTAACCCGATGGTTTTAAATTGGCTTTGTTGCTCACTATTCAGACTCATAAAATGCCTATTCAATAAAATGTAATGGTTTTCAGTATACCTCTTAAAAATGTTTTTATTAACAGGCTTGAAACTATTAATACTATCCCCATAATAGAGCGTATAATATTGACCAAACGACATTAGGTAGGATTTAACTATGAGTGAAGAACAAAAAAAGACTGTAGAAGAAGCAATTGAAACTGTTTTGGGTGACGAAGCGGTTGAAGCTGAGTTAGTAGAAGAAGTAGTTGCAGACAAAGGCGATGATCAAGCGGCTTTGATTGAAGAGTTAACTAAAAAGCTAGCGGCAGCTGAAGAAGAAATTAAAGAGCAAAAAGATCTTGTGATCCGTGCTCAAGCATTCTCTCAAAACGAAATTCGTAAAGCGGGTATTGATGCAGAGAATCGTCGTAAATCAGTATTAAAAACATTTGCTAATGCATTAACACCTGTTGTTGATCATTTAGAATTAGCAATTCTGCACGCTGATAAAGAAAATGAAACGCTGAAACCTATGGTTGACGGTGTTCAAATGACATTAACTGAATTACTGAAAGCAATTTCAAGTATCGGTATTCAACAAATTGATCCAATGGGTGAAGCATTAAACCCTGAAAAGCATCAAGCAATGAGCATGCAGTTTGTTGAAGGCGTTGAACCTAACCAAGTTGTTGCTGTAATGCAAAAAGGCTATGAATTAAGCGGTGGTCAAGTTATTCGTCCTGCAATGGTTGTGGTTTCAAAAGCCGCTGAGTAATGAGTGCGTTATAAAAATACCATCAATTAATTATTGATAGAAAAAAGGCACTTCGGTGCTTTTTTTGTATCTGGTGATTTATTTTCTAGAGGTTAAAAATAATTTTTATTCGCTAACAGTTTTCATTCGCTAACTTAGTATGACGTGGTTCCTTCTTTTTACTCTTCACCTCATCTTTTTTATTCATGTATCTATTTAAATTACTTTTGTCTATGAATAAGCGTAGTTTAGCTAACACATGTTTTCTTTAACTTATTGATTATTAGTTAATACTTTATAAGTTAGTGGCCTTGGATACTACTGCTTTTATCTTTCCTTTAATGAGCTACTTTAATATTTATTTGATATTGCCTATTGCTTGATGGTTAATACGATTAAGTTGTGTCACTTTTTTTATTTATTTTAAAAAAAATTGCATTTATTTTGCTAGTTGCCCTTGAAACACAGAAATAGCCCCTTATATATAAAGTATCGAACAGACACTGCCAGCGTGCAGATAGTCAACTAAACAAGTAACAACATTAACAAGTGTGGAGAGAGTTAAAATGGGTAAAATTATCGGTATTGATTTAGGTACTACAAATTCATGTGTTTCTGTATTGGATGGTGATGTAGCTAAAATTATTGAAAATGCAGAAGGTGAGCGCACAACTCCTTCGATCATTGCTTATGCAGAAGATGGCGAAATATTAGTAGGTCAACCTGCTAAACGTCAATCTGTTACTAATCCGCAAAACACTCTATTTGCTATTAAACGTCTTATCGGTCGTCGCTTTGAAGACGAAGAAGTACAACGTGATATTAAAATCATGCCTTACAAAATCGTAAAAGCTGATAACGGTGATGCATGGGTTGAAGCGCGTGGAAACAAAATGGCTCCACCGCAAATCTCTGCTGAAGTGTTGAAAAAAATGAAAAAAACAGCTGAAGATTACCTAGGCGAAAAAGTATCTGGTGCTGTAATTACTGTACCTGCTTACTTTAATGATGCACAACGTCAAGCAACTAAAGATGCTGGTCGTATCGCTGGTCTTGATGTTAAACGTATCATCAATGAGCCAACGGCTGCTGCATTCGCATACGGTGTTAATAACTCTAAAGGCGACAGCGTTGTTGCTGTATACGACTTAGGTGGTGGTACTTTCGATATCTCAATCATTGAAATCGATGAAGTAGATGGCGAAAAAACATTTGAAGTACTAGCAACTAATGGTGATACACACTTAGGTGGTGAAGATTTCGATAACCGTCTAATTAACTTCTTAGTTAAAGAGTTCCAAAAAGACCAAAACTTCGATCTAACTAAAGATCCACTTGCAATGCAACGTGTTAAAGAAGCAGCTGAAAAAGCAAAAATCGAGCTTTCTTCTGCACAACAAACTGATATCAACCTGCCTTACATCACTGCAGATGCATCAGGTCCTAAACATTTAAACATTAAAGTAACGCGTTCTAAATTAGAGTCTTTAGTTGAAGATATGATTAAAGCAACACTTGAGCCTTTACGTATTGCGCTTAAAGATGCTGATTTGTCTGTTGGCGATATCGATGACGTTATCTTAGTTGGTGGCCAAACACGTATGCCTTTAGTGCAAGCAACTGTTGCTGAATTCTTTGGTAAAGCGGCTCGTAAAGATGTTAACCCTGATGAAGCTGTTGCAATGGGTGCTGCGATTCAAGGTGCTGTACTTTCAGGTGACAAAACTGACGTTCTATTATTAGACGTTACACCGTTATCTTTAGGTATCGAAACAATGGGTGGCGTATTAACGAAAGTTATCGAGAAAAATACAACTATCCCAACTAAACAGTCACAAACGTTCTCTACTGCTGAAGATAACCAAAGTGCGGTAACAATTCACATTCTTCAAGGTGAGCGTAAACGTGCTGCAGATAACAAATCTCTAGGTCAATTTAACCTTGAAGGTATTCGTGCTGCAACGCGCGGTGCACCACAAATCGAAGTTACTTTCGATATGGATGCTGATGGTATTTTGCATGTATCTGCTAAAGATAAAGATACAAACCAAGAACAAAAAATTACGATTAAATCAAGCTCAGGTCTATCTGACGAAGAGATTGAAAAAATGGTAAATGATGCTGAAGCAAATGCTGATGCAGATAAAAAGTTTGAAGAAGTCGTTACTGCACGTAACCAAGCTGATGCTTTAGTTCATGCAACTAAGAAACAAATCGAAGAAGCTGGCGATGCACTACCTGCTGACGAAAAAGAGAAAATTGAAGCTGCACTAGCTGAACTTGAAACTGCGTCTAAAGGCGAAGATAAAGCTGAAATCGAAGCTAAAACTCAAGCGCTTGCTGAAGCATCTCAAAAACTAGGTGAGATTGCTCAACAGAAAGCACAAGCTGGTGAAGCAGGTGCAGAGCAACCTGAAGCACAAGCTAAGCAAGATGATGATATCGTTGATGCTGAGTTTGAAGAAGTAAAAGACGAGAAAAAATAATTAGGTAACCCCTAAATAAGTAAGATCGTTTCAACTCGCGGGTTATGGATTTATCTATAATCCGCGTGTTTGTTTTCAATAAACAGAGATTTGAGAAATAACCATGTCTAAACGAGATTGTTATGAAGTACTTGGTTTAGGCCGAGATGCGACAGAAAAAGAAGTTAAAAAAGCTTATAAACGCTTAGCGATGAAGTACCATCCAGACCGTACCAAAGGCGATGATGCGCTAGAAGAAAAGTTCAAGGAAGTAAAAGAAGCTTACGAAATTCTTAGCGATCCTCAAAAGAAAGCGGCATTTGATCAATATGGTCATGATGGTGTTAATCAACAAGGTCACGGTGGTGGTGGTTTTGGTGGTGGTGGTTTTGACGATATATTCGGAGATATCTTTGGTGGTGGGCGCCGTGGCGGTGGCCAACAACGTGCGCAACAAGGTTCTGATCTACGCTACAATATGGAGTTGACATTAGAAGAGGCCGTTAAAGGTATCTCTAAAGAGATCCAAATTCCTACTTTAGTACATTGTGAGCAGTGTAATGGTTCTGGTGCTAAAAAAGGAACTGAATCTAAAACCTGTGGTACGTGTCATGGCCAAGGCCAAGTGCAAATGCGTCAAGGTTTCTTTGCGGTTAACCAAACCTGTCCTACATGTCGCGGTAAAGGTAAAATCATCACTGACCCATGTAACAAGTGTCATGGTGAAGGCCGTTACGAACGCAGTAAAACATTATCAGTTAAAATTCCTGCAGGCGTTGATACTGGCGACCGTATCCGTTTAAGCGGTGAAGGCGAAGCTGGAGAGCAAGGTGCACCAGCAGGTGACTTGTACGTACAAATGAATGTACGTCCACATGATGTGTTTGAGCGTGATGGTAATGACTTATATTGTGAAGTACCGATTAGCTTTACAGAAGCGGCGTTGGGCGGTGAAATTGAAGTCCCTACATTAGATGGACGTGTGAAGCTTAAAATCCCTGCTGAAACGCAAACAGGACGTATGTTCCGTATGCGTAATAAAGGCGTTAAGTCAGTACGTAGCCATTCTACAGGTGACTTGATGTGTAAAGTGACCGTAGAAACACCGGTTAAGTTATCAATCAAGCAAAAAGAATTGTTGAAAGAGTTTGAAAGTTCTTTATGTTCAAGCAGCAGTAAAAAGCATAAACCTAAATCTGAAGGTTTTTTGAATAGTTTGAAAACATTCTTTGATGACATAAGTAAGTAATTTATTGAGTGTTAATATAAGGCCACTTTCGAGTGGTTTTTTTTTATGCACCTCATAATCAATAGTTTGCTATGATATCGCTCACTCAAGTTAGATGATTGGGAATAATGCGATTAAAACAGGTCTTAAGGTAATATTTATTATCAATGTGTAATACAATATCTGCCTGTTTTTATTAACTAAACCTATTAAATAATTAAGTAGGTCAACTATTTTGAGTCGAGTTATGATGACTTTCTTAATAACTGTTAGGTCGCTCAGGACATCGCTTTTTTTAATTATGTGATGTTTCTTTATGTGGTTAGCATGATTCACGACAAAATGAGTTTTAGCCTATTTAGTAGAATGAGTAATTATTTGCTCTATACGGAGAAGTTTTAGTGATAAATATCCTGCTGGTCGATGACCATGAATTAGTTCGTACAGGGATAAGCCGTATCATTGATGATGTTCGAGGCATGAAAGTAATTGGCGAAGCTGAAAGCGGAGAAGACGCTGTTAAGTGGTGCCGCAGTAATGAGCCAGACGTAATCTTAATGGATATTAATATGCCTGGTATCGGTGGACTTGATGCAATGCATAAGATTTTGCGCATTAATGAAGATATTAAAATCATTATGCTAACGATGCATACTGAAAATCCATTTCCAACCAAAGTAATGCAAGCAGGGGCGGCTGGCTATTTAAGCAAAGGGGCCTGTCCTGATGAAGTGTTGAATGCAATTCGTATTGTGAATTCTGGGCAACGTTATTTAGCGCCTGAAATCGCACAGCAAATGGCATTGTCACAATTGTCACCAAGTGATGAAGATCCATTCCGAGTATTATCGGAACGTGAACTACAGATCATGATGATGATAACCAAAGGACAACGTGTTGTTGATATTTCAGAGCAACTAAGTCTAAGCTCTAAAACGGTCAATAGTTACCGTTACCGTTTATTTGATAAGTTAGGTGTACAAGGCGATGTTGAATTAACCCACCTTGCTATCCGTTACGGCATGTTAGATGCAGATACGCTCTAAAAGCCGGTTTCAAATACATAAATTAGGCGCCTATTTTAGGTGCCTTTTTATATGTACTATTGAAGCTTATTTGATAACACTTGTATTCAAATAGTAAGTGCATAACTTAATGAAAGATAAAATTTAACTGGTGAACAAAACGTAGCTTATGGCCAAATTTAACTTATGATCAAATTTAACTCTGATGCTTTTCTAAAAACAGTAACAAGCGAACCTGGTGTTTACCGAATGTTCGACGATACAGATACCATCATCTATATCGGTAAAGCTAAAAACCTTAAAAAGCGTTTAGCGAGTTACTTTAGTCTTACCCAGAAACACCCTAAAACATTAGCACTCGTTAGCCATATTGTACGTATTGAAGTGACGATTACGCATACGGAAACAGAAGCGTTAATACTTGAACATAACTTCATTAAGCAACATAAACCCAAATATAATGTACTACTACGTGATGATAAATCTTACCCTTATCTGTTTTTAAGCGATCATAAACATCCTCAGCTGACGTTAGTTCGTTCACAAAACAAAAAGCGTAAAGGTACTTACTTTGGGCCTTATCCAAGTGGTGGGGCAGTACGTGAAAGCCTGCATTTAATGCAAAAACTGTTTCCTATACGTCAATGCGAAGATAGTTATTATAAAAATCGTTCACGTCCTTGCCTACAGTATCAATTAAAACGCTGTTTAGGTCCTTGTGTTAATGCCATGCCAGAACAGGAATATACACACCAAGTGGAATTAGCGACTGCATTTTTACAAGGTAAAAGTCAGCATGTTATAGAGCAGTTAGTAACTGAAATGGAAACGGCTAGTAATACATTAGAATTTGAAAAAGCAGCGGTAAGGCGAGATCAAATTCAATCACTGAAAAAAGTACAAGAGCAGCAATGGGTCAGTGGTGAAGTTGAACAGTTAGATGTATTAGGTTTTGCTTATCAGCATGGTGTGGCGAGTATCCACATGTTATTTATTCGCCAAGGGCGAGTATTAGGTAGTCGTAATTACTTCCCTAAAGTGCCTAAAAATAGTTCTCAAGAAGAAGTGCTTAGTAGCTTCTTAAGCCAATTTTATTTATCAGGACAAAACGGTAGAGCTATTCCTAGAGAAATTTTATTAACCGATGACTTTGCGGATCGTGAGATATTTGAGGAGTTGTTCTCTGAGCACAGCGGTTATAAAACTAAACTTAAAATAACCATGCGTGGCGAGCGTTCACGTTTTACTAAATTAGCAAAAACCAATGCAAATATTGCATTAAGCACCCATTTGAGTCAGCAAAAATCAATTCTACAACGTTATAACTTGCTAGAAGAAAAACTTGAATTAACTCAACCGATCAAACGTATGGAATGTTATGACATCTCACACATGATGGGCGAAAAAACCGTGGCATCCTGTGTGGTATTCAATCGAGAAGGCGCTAAAAAGTCAGATTATCGTCGATTTAATATTACAGGCATTACGCCAGGTGACGATTATGCGGCAATGGGGCAAGTACTCGCTAGACGTTTTAAAGATTTACAAAGTGCAGAAACAACACCAGATATTATCTTTATCGATGGTGGGCTAGGGCAACTGAATCAAGCAGAAAATATCATTAGCTCGCTTGAACATAATTTCCCTGAGAAATACCCGTTATTGATTGGTATCGCTAAAGGTGTTGCACGAAAAGCGGGTGAAGAAACGTTGATCTTAGCGGATAGTCATGAAATTTTAGAAATGAATAGTGATTCACCTGCATTACATCTTATCCAGCAAATACGTGATGAATCACATCGCTTTGCCATTATGGGCCATCGCCAACAACGAGACAAAGTAAGACGAACCAGTACCTTAGAAGGGATTGCTGGCGTTGGCGCTAAACGACGTCAAATGCTACTCAATCATTTTGGAGGGTTACAAGGGGTGAAGTCGGCTAGTGTTGATGAATTAGCTAAGTTGAACGGCATAAGCAAAAGTTTAGCTGAAACTATTAACGAAGCACTGAATCATTAACTAAATCAGTTTGAATAAAGTAAATCGTCTTTATATTAAATGCTTTATTGATAACTGTTGTTAACGAAAAAGATTCAGTGTTTTAATTAATAAATTTTCAAATTACTTTTAGCCTATACCGTTCAATATGCTTTGTTCAGTCGTTAGCTTGGACTTCAAATCAAGGCGTAACATGTTGACAATACCTATTCCTTATCTTTATCTTTATCAAAGGTTGCAACGCAGAGTTGGTTTCAAGCTAACGACCTAGCGTGTAAGCGGTGAAGTAAACACCTCGTTGTTCGAAAGTATCGATTTAACCCGTTAGGTCTTCCTCTATCTGTCTAGAATCTGTTCATTTCACTGCTTGCTGAATGTTGTACTTTGAATGGTAACGGGTATAAGTTTTTTGTGTTTTTAATACAAACAAGATAAAAGTCAGATAAATTTAGCGAAGCCATCGTTAATTTTTAACTACTTTCAGGTAAAACTGTTAAAAAACACATCAAGGCACTAAGCATTCGTTTTAATTGTTTATTTTATGAGTTAAGGGTTTGCAAATACAAAGCATAAAGTGCCAAAATAAGCAGGCATACCTTAAAGGATACATTAATGCTTAACATTCCCAATATACTGACTAGTTTTCGAATTCTTTTGATCCCCGTGTTTGTGGTTATATTTTACCTGCCAGCAGAATGGTCAGCACCTGCTGCGGCATTTATTTTTTGGCTCGCTGGTATAACAGATTGGTTAGATGGTTATTTAGCTCGTCGTTTAAATCAACAAACTGCTTTTGGTGCATTTTTAGATCCCGTTGCGGATAAAATAATGGTCGCAGTGGCATTAGTCATGATCGTTGAACATTATGCGGTTATTTGGATAACCGTTCCTGCCATGATTATGATTTGCCGTGAAATTATTATCTCAGCACTACGAGAGTGGATGGCTGAATTAGGTGAAAGAGGTATTGTTGCTGTTTCTTGGATCGGTAAAGTGAAAACAGCATCACAAATGTTAGCGCTATTTTTATTAATTTGGCAATATTCACCTGTAATGGAATGGGTAGGTTTTATTTTCTTATATGTTGCTACTGCATTAACATTATGGTCGATGATAGTTTATTTAAAAGCAGCATGGCCTTTGCTAAAAAAGAGCAATGAAAGCAAAGTAGATTAAAGAAAGACTAAAAGCAGATTAATATAGGTTAAATTGGTGAATATCTAAACGCTTCGTCTAAAAAAACGTCGAACAACTTAAAAGAAGCAAAAAAGGTGATAATTTCTATTGACTCATTGTGAAGAATCATTAGAATGCGCACACATCGAGAGGGGAAACAGTTTACTAGTTCTTCTTGAGATAAACATAGTGATGCGGTACTAGCTCAGTTGGTAGAGCACGACCTTGCCAAGGTCGGGGTCACGAGTTCGAGTCTCGTGTACCGCTCCAAATGTTTTGGCGGAATGGCAGAGTGGCCATGCAGTGGATTGCAAATCCATCCACCTCGGTT
Above is a genomic segment from Psychromonas sp. L1A2 containing:
- the dnaJ gene encoding molecular chaperone DnaJ, with the protein product MSKRDCYEVLGLGRDATEKEVKKAYKRLAMKYHPDRTKGDDALEEKFKEVKEAYEILSDPQKKAAFDQYGHDGVNQQGHGGGGFGGGGFDDIFGDIFGGGRRGGGQQRAQQGSDLRYNMELTLEEAVKGISKEIQIPTLVHCEQCNGSGAKKGTESKTCGTCHGQGQVQMRQGFFAVNQTCPTCRGKGKIITDPCNKCHGEGRYERSKTLSVKIPAGVDTGDRIRLSGEGEAGEQGAPAGDLYVQMNVRPHDVFERDGNDLYCEVPISFTEAALGGEIEVPTLDGRVKLKIPAETQTGRMFRMRNKGVKSVRSHSTGDLMCKVTVETPVKLSIKQKELLKEFESSLCSSSSKKHKPKSEGFLNSLKTFFDDISK
- the dnaK gene encoding molecular chaperone DnaK; the encoded protein is MGKIIGIDLGTTNSCVSVLDGDVAKIIENAEGERTTPSIIAYAEDGEILVGQPAKRQSVTNPQNTLFAIKRLIGRRFEDEEVQRDIKIMPYKIVKADNGDAWVEARGNKMAPPQISAEVLKKMKKTAEDYLGEKVSGAVITVPAYFNDAQRQATKDAGRIAGLDVKRIINEPTAAAFAYGVNNSKGDSVVAVYDLGGGTFDISIIEIDEVDGEKTFEVLATNGDTHLGGEDFDNRLINFLVKEFQKDQNFDLTKDPLAMQRVKEAAEKAKIELSSAQQTDINLPYITADASGPKHLNIKVTRSKLESLVEDMIKATLEPLRIALKDADLSVGDIDDVILVGGQTRMPLVQATVAEFFGKAARKDVNPDEAVAMGAAIQGAVLSGDKTDVLLLDVTPLSLGIETMGGVLTKVIEKNTTIPTKQSQTFSTAEDNQSAVTIHILQGERKRAADNKSLGQFNLEGIRAATRGAPQIEVTFDMDADGILHVSAKDKDTNQEQKITIKSSSGLSDEEIEKMVNDAEANADADKKFEEVVTARNQADALVHATKKQIEEAGDALPADEKEKIEAALAELETASKGEDKAEIEAKTQALAEASQKLGEIAQQKAQAGEAGAEQPEAQAKQDDDIVDAEFEEVKDEKK
- the pgsA gene encoding CDP-diacylglycerol--glycerol-3-phosphate 3-phosphatidyltransferase — translated: MLNIPNILTSFRILLIPVFVVIFYLPAEWSAPAAAFIFWLAGITDWLDGYLARRLNQQTAFGAFLDPVADKIMVAVALVMIVEHYAVIWITVPAMIMICREIIISALREWMAELGERGIVAVSWIGKVKTASQMLALFLLIWQYSPVMEWVGFIFLYVATALTLWSMIVYLKAAWPLLKKSNESKVD
- the uvrC gene encoding excinuclease ABC subunit UvrC, with product MIKFNSDAFLKTVTSEPGVYRMFDDTDTIIYIGKAKNLKKRLASYFSLTQKHPKTLALVSHIVRIEVTITHTETEALILEHNFIKQHKPKYNVLLRDDKSYPYLFLSDHKHPQLTLVRSQNKKRKGTYFGPYPSGGAVRESLHLMQKLFPIRQCEDSYYKNRSRPCLQYQLKRCLGPCVNAMPEQEYTHQVELATAFLQGKSQHVIEQLVTEMETASNTLEFEKAAVRRDQIQSLKKVQEQQWVSGEVEQLDVLGFAYQHGVASIHMLFIRQGRVLGSRNYFPKVPKNSSQEEVLSSFLSQFYLSGQNGRAIPREILLTDDFADREIFEELFSEHSGYKTKLKITMRGERSRFTKLAKTNANIALSTHLSQQKSILQRYNLLEEKLELTQPIKRMECYDISHMMGEKTVASCVVFNREGAKKSDYRRFNITGITPGDDYAAMGQVLARRFKDLQSAETTPDIIFIDGGLGQLNQAENIISSLEHNFPEKYPLLIGIAKGVARKAGEETLILADSHEILEMNSDSPALHLIQQIRDESHRFAIMGHRQQRDKVRRTSTLEGIAGVGAKRRQMLLNHFGGLQGVKSASVDELAKLNGISKSLAETINEALNH
- the grpE gene encoding nucleotide exchange factor GrpE → MSEEQKKTVEEAIETVLGDEAVEAELVEEVVADKGDDQAALIEELTKKLAAAEEEIKEQKDLVIRAQAFSQNEIRKAGIDAENRRKSVLKTFANALTPVVDHLELAILHADKENETLKPMVDGVQMTLTELLKAISSIGIQQIDPMGEALNPEKHQAMSMQFVEGVEPNQVVAVMQKGYELSGGQVIRPAMVVVSKAAE
- the nadK gene encoding NAD(+) kinase, which translates into the protein MSLNSEQQSQFKTIGLIGKPQHSEALQTLTSLYFFLQAKGHSIIVDIRLADDLELPQIRYEDLVGIGQKCDLAIVVGGDGYMLGAARVLARFDISVIGVNRGNLGFLTDLDPEDFEKPLTEVLEGTYQTENRFLLEAQVYSHGHLKSSSTAVNEAVLHPDKIAHMIEFEVYVNDNFMINQRADGLILSTPTGSTAYSLSGGGPILTPKLDAISLLPMFPHTLNSRPIVIDANSVVRLKIAQSNTTEMQISCDSHVNLSVLPGDEVVIKKTQHKLNLLHPQNYNYFHVLHNKFGWGNKLF
- the uvrY gene encoding UvrY/SirA/GacA family response regulator transcription factor — protein: MINILLVDDHELVRTGISRIIDDVRGMKVIGEAESGEDAVKWCRSNEPDVILMDINMPGIGGLDAMHKILRINEDIKIIMLTMHTENPFPTKVMQAGAAGYLSKGACPDEVLNAIRIVNSGQRYLAPEIAQQMALSQLSPSDEDPFRVLSERELQIMMMITKGQRVVDISEQLSLSSKTVNSYRYRLFDKLGVQGDVELTHLAIRYGMLDADTL